The following coding sequences lie in one Pseudoalteromonas sp. Scap06 genomic window:
- a CDS encoding sugar porter family MFS transporter: MTTQHATKGEHSAQTKCSLLYVIFISAVAAIGGFLFGFDSGVINGTVSALGNTFNSSSVATGFNVASVLLGCALGALAAGPLADKFGRRAIMIVTAIIFAVSAFGSGVADSSAEFIFYRLFGGLGIGAASVLAPAYIAEVAPASLRGRLATLQQLAIVLGLFAAFLSNYLIANAAGGAEGILMLDLAAWRWMFWAELVPAGLFLIGVLFIPESPRYLVAQGKLKHAKTVFNKISNDDADTQINDVKQSLQSDKKPSIRDLFIDGSKKVHPIVWVGVALSVFQQFVGINVVFYYGSELWQAAGFDESQSLFINVLAGTTNILSTFIAIALVDKVGRKPLLLVGSIGMFISLSALTYTFGSAGLDEAGKLALSENMGTFALIMANLFVVFFGLSWGPIVWVLLGEMFNNRIRGAALAVAASAQWIANFAITMTFPIMLGSIGLAGAYGFYTLSAFISVFFVVKYIKETRGMKLESM, translated from the coding sequence ATGACGACACAGCATGCAACTAAAGGTGAGCATAGCGCACAGACTAAGTGCTCGCTTTTATATGTTATTTTTATATCGGCCGTTGCCGCTATTGGTGGCTTTTTATTTGGTTTCGATTCGGGCGTTATAAACGGCACCGTATCGGCATTAGGTAATACATTTAACTCAAGCAGTGTTGCAACTGGTTTTAATGTTGCATCTGTATTATTAGGTTGTGCGCTGGGGGCTTTAGCTGCTGGCCCATTAGCTGACAAATTTGGCCGTCGCGCTATTATGATTGTCACTGCCATTATATTTGCAGTCAGCGCTTTTGGCTCTGGGGTTGCCGATAGTTCTGCTGAGTTTATTTTTTACCGCTTATTTGGCGGATTAGGCATAGGTGCAGCCTCTGTTTTAGCACCTGCTTATATTGCAGAAGTAGCACCAGCAAGTTTACGTGGTCGTTTAGCGACATTACAACAACTCGCTATCGTACTTGGTTTATTTGCAGCCTTTTTAAGTAATTACCTAATTGCTAACGCCGCTGGCGGTGCCGAAGGTATTTTAATGTTAGATTTAGCCGCATGGCGCTGGATGTTTTGGGCTGAACTTGTTCCTGCAGGCTTATTTTTAATTGGCGTACTTTTTATTCCTGAGTCACCGCGTTACCTAGTCGCACAAGGTAAACTTAAACACGCTAAAACTGTATTTAATAAAATCTCAAATGACGATGCTGATACGCAAATCAATGACGTGAAACAGTCTCTGCAAAGTGATAAAAAACCAAGTATTCGCGACTTATTTATTGATGGCAGTAAAAAAGTACATCCTATTGTTTGGGTGGGTGTGGCTTTATCAGTTTTCCAACAATTTGTTGGTATTAACGTGGTATTTTATTACGGCTCAGAGCTATGGCAAGCCGCTGGTTTTGATGAATCACAATCACTGTTTATTAATGTACTTGCAGGCACCACCAATATTTTATCTACCTTTATAGCTATTGCCTTAGTCGATAAAGTAGGCCGTAAGCCACTATTATTGGTAGGTAGCATAGGTATGTTTATTAGTTTAAGTGCACTTACCTACACCTTTGGAAGTGCAGGCCTTGATGAAGCGGGCAAGTTAGCACTTAGCGAAAATATGGGTACCTTTGCATTAATAATGGCTAATTTATTTGTGGTATTTTTTGGCTTAAGCTGGGGCCCTATTGTATGGGTACTACTTGGTGAAATGTTCAATAACCGTATTCGCGGAGCAGCCCTTGCTGTTGCAGCTAGCGCACAATGGATAGCTAACTTTGCTATTACTATGACCTTCCCGATTATGCTCGGCAGTATTGGTTTAGCAGGTGCTTATGGCTTTTACACTCTTTCGGCATTTATTAGTGTATTTTTTGTGGTTAAATACATCAAAGAAACACGCGGCATGAAATTAGAGTCAATGTAA
- the dinG gene encoding ATP-dependent DNA helicase DinG, translating into MLSSSLKKTIRQVHQHVANNLTDYRPRSSQNYLVAEIAKTLAGEYHKKQRICVIEAGTGTGKSLAYCLGALPLALAQKKKLVISTATVALQEQLIAKELPFFKKHSGLDFKFDLVKGRQRYICAHKLHNALNSDSQTQMEFMPTLTSPLSDMETKCLKQLYDAYVNKKWQGDRDSWADTIPDRVWGLIACDKHACQRQMKAHQTCPFQLARQQLMQMDVLVINHSLLLADLDLGGGKILPEPDNTIYVIDEAHHLAHITRDFSSAAATIKGTIDWLDKLTKFSGKMAKVLVGQKGIGQNFKLCDSVNDANKDLKVVRDILDNADFEYSKDDTYRFEHGEIPKSLHAKAKDISEATLDALRCLNKMHDTLTQDVSDGDIKPYVADPILAESGQYINRLEQLNKLWFSYATKGEGTPHARWIKRLEYKSHHDHLLSDCPIEVGYYLKDKLWSECAGAVLCSATLSALGSFDHFAYESGLAKEEGVKFIKVPSPFDYPKQATLRIPTSSIEPTDKEFSDHIAKTLPEYLNTKKANLVLFASYWQMDHVSKFLRTKGFNLLVQGEMSREALLKLHTKNIDEGKGSILFGTQSLSEGLDLPGKYLENLIITKIPFAVPTSPIEEAQAEFVQSKGGNPFLSITVPDAAKKLVQSCGRLLRKESDIGTITILDRRLITKRYGKAMLDTLPPFKRQIDY; encoded by the coding sequence ATGCTATCGAGCTCACTTAAAAAAACAATTAGACAAGTACACCAGCATGTTGCAAATAACCTAACCGATTACCGCCCTCGCAGTAGTCAAAACTATTTAGTTGCTGAAATCGCCAAAACATTAGCCGGTGAATACCATAAAAAACAACGTATTTGTGTTATTGAAGCAGGCACCGGCACCGGTAAGTCATTAGCTTACTGTCTAGGCGCTCTACCATTGGCATTAGCACAAAAAAAGAAACTGGTTATTTCTACGGCTACTGTTGCTTTGCAAGAGCAATTAATCGCTAAAGAACTGCCGTTTTTTAAAAAGCACTCAGGGCTCGATTTTAAATTTGATTTAGTAAAAGGCCGCCAACGTTATATTTGCGCTCACAAACTTCATAATGCGCTGAACAGCGATAGCCAAACTCAAATGGAGTTTATGCCTACCCTTACATCACCACTAAGTGATATGGAAACTAAGTGCTTAAAGCAACTTTACGATGCCTATGTAAACAAAAAATGGCAAGGCGATAGAGACAGCTGGGCTGATACCATTCCTGATAGGGTATGGGGACTAATTGCTTGCGATAAGCATGCTTGCCAACGCCAGATGAAAGCACACCAAACATGTCCTTTTCAACTCGCCCGCCAGCAGTTAATGCAAATGGATGTATTAGTTATAAACCATTCGTTACTGTTAGCCGATTTAGATTTAGGGGGCGGAAAAATTTTACCCGAACCCGACAATACCATTTATGTAATCGATGAAGCGCATCACCTTGCGCATATTACCCGCGACTTTTCATCTGCTGCAGCTACCATAAAAGGCACGATAGATTGGCTCGACAAACTCACTAAATTTAGTGGCAAAATGGCCAAAGTGTTAGTGGGGCAAAAAGGTATTGGGCAAAACTTTAAGTTATGCGATAGCGTTAACGATGCTAACAAAGATTTAAAAGTAGTCCGCGATATTCTCGACAACGCCGATTTTGAATATTCAAAAGACGATACCTATCGCTTTGAACATGGTGAAATTCCTAAATCGTTACACGCTAAGGCAAAAGACATTAGTGAGGCTACGCTTGATGCTTTACGCTGTTTGAATAAAATGCACGATACCCTCACACAAGATGTAAGCGACGGTGATATTAAACCTTATGTTGCCGACCCCATTCTGGCTGAAAGTGGGCAATACATAAACCGGTTAGAACAACTTAATAAATTATGGTTTAGTTACGCCACTAAAGGTGAAGGCACGCCGCATGCGCGTTGGATAAAACGACTTGAATATAAAAGCCATCATGATCACTTGCTTAGCGACTGCCCCATTGAGGTCGGTTACTATTTAAAAGACAAGCTGTGGAGCGAATGTGCTGGAGCCGTGCTATGTTCTGCTACCTTGAGCGCACTAGGCTCATTTGATCATTTTGCCTATGAAAGTGGCCTTGCTAAAGAAGAAGGGGTAAAGTTTATTAAAGTCCCCTCCCCGTTTGACTACCCAAAACAAGCCACTCTGCGTATTCCGACGTCAAGCATAGAGCCAACAGATAAAGAATTCAGCGATCATATTGCTAAAACATTACCCGAATACCTAAACACTAAAAAAGCTAACTTAGTGTTATTTGCCTCTTACTGGCAAATGGACCATGTAAGTAAGTTTCTTAGAACAAAAGGATTTAACTTATTAGTACAAGGTGAAATGTCACGAGAAGCTTTACTCAAATTACACACTAAAAATATTGATGAAGGCAAAGGCAGTATTTTATTTGGCACCCAAAGCCTTTCTGAAGGACTTGATTTACCTGGTAAATATTTAGAAAACCTGATTATTACAAAAATTCCATTTGCGGTGCCCACCTCGCCTATCGAAGAAGCACAAGCGGAGTTTGTGCAAAGTAAAGGCGGTAATCCGTTTTTATCGATAACCGTGCCAGACGCAGCAAAGAAATTGGTACAAAGCTGTGGTAGACTGCTGCGCAAAGAAAGTGATATTGGCACAATAACTATTTTAGATAGACGCTTAATCACCAAACGATATGGCAAAGCCATGCTCGACACCTTACCACCTTTTAAAAGACAAATAGATTACTGA
- a CDS encoding histone deacetylase produces the protein MQLFYHPLYSALTLPERHRFPIKKYQQLKHEVERLGYTRFISPSPATKAQLSLCHSSDYIADFLNGSLTDKAVKKMGFPHSYKLVERTLYSVGASIQAAETALESGLAVNLSGGYHHAYSNYGSGFCIFNDLAIAAAHLISTEQADTVLIFDCDVHQGDGTAQITQQHEQIISCSIHCEQNFPRQKQLSNYDFGLPANTTDAEYLTTLEQALELCVRLHQPDIILYNAGADIYTKDELGLFDVSLAGVYKRDFAVLNFCKQRNIPLTCALGGGYQRNINNLVSVHKQLFKATLDL, from the coding sequence ATGCAGCTTTTTTATCACCCTCTCTACTCTGCTTTAACGCTCCCTGAGCGCCATCGATTTCCAATTAAAAAGTATCAACAGCTCAAGCATGAAGTTGAACGTTTAGGCTATACGCGGTTTATATCGCCTTCGCCAGCAACTAAAGCGCAGTTAAGCTTATGCCATAGCTCAGATTATATTGCTGACTTTTTAAACGGGTCGTTAACTGACAAAGCGGTGAAGAAAATGGGATTTCCTCACTCTTATAAACTTGTTGAGCGAACTCTTTACTCTGTTGGTGCCAGTATTCAAGCCGCTGAAACAGCACTTGAAAGTGGTTTAGCGGTTAATTTAAGTGGCGGCTATCACCATGCTTACAGCAATTACGGCAGTGGCTTTTGTATTTTTAATGATTTAGCCATTGCGGCAGCGCATCTTATTTCAACAGAGCAAGCCGACACTGTATTAATATTTGATTGTGACGTACACCAAGGTGACGGTACCGCGCAAATAACCCAACAGCACGAGCAGATAATTAGTTGCTCAATTCACTGTGAACAAAACTTTCCTCGGCAAAAACAGCTCTCAAACTATGACTTTGGCTTACCTGCAAACACCACAGATGCAGAGTATTTAACAACACTAGAGCAAGCTCTTGAGTTATGTGTTCGTCTGCACCAGCCCGATATTATTTTATATAATGCGGGCGCCGATATTTATACCAAAGACGAACTCGGCTTATTTGATGTTTCCTTAGCTGGTGTGTATAAACGCGACTTTGCTGTTCTTAACTTTTGTAAGCAGCGAAACATACCACTGACGTGCGCTTTAGGTGGCGGTTATCAACGTAACATCAACAATTTAGTTAGTGTCCATAAGCAACTATTTAAAGCGACTCTCGATTTATAA
- a CDS encoding primosomal replication protein: MQSAALDKLRQQVATLKQQAEQFDKAKLFSKNRYMQAQPSLFDRAVFSTKSMNLADYVVEIEDEIASLPPSEHRHAYTYALERIASQVQAVFNVIKSTPIWVKENKSHYKPRAKQPVYKQAVQKIMQSSHELYDELKQNHEFERRLVLMIEERKLQMEKASPAQAQKLNQEILTTHARLGRCRKAISATEDKIQQVEKQQLR; this comes from the coding sequence ATGCAATCTGCTGCTTTAGACAAACTACGCCAACAAGTTGCCACGCTTAAGCAACAAGCAGAGCAATTTGACAAAGCAAAGCTCTTTTCTAAAAACCGGTATATGCAGGCACAGCCGAGCCTATTTGACAGAGCCGTGTTTAGCACCAAAAGTATGAACTTAGCCGACTACGTAGTAGAAATAGAAGATGAAATAGCCAGCTTACCACCGAGCGAACACCGTCATGCATACACCTATGCACTTGAGCGTATTGCCAGTCAGGTACAAGCGGTATTTAATGTTATTAAATCGACCCCTATTTGGGTGAAAGAAAATAAAAGTCATTATAAGCCTCGTGCTAAACAGCCTGTTTATAAACAAGCGGTGCAAAAAATCATGCAATCATCCCACGAATTATATGATGAACTTAAACAAAACCATGAATTTGAACGTCGCCTAGTACTGATGATTGAAGAGCGTAAACTGCAAATGGAAAAAGCATCGCCTGCGCAAGCACAAAAGCTTAACCAAGAAATTTTAACTACTCATGCACGACTCGGCCGTTGTAGAAAAGCAATTTCTGCCACCGAAGACAAAATTCAACAAGTAGAAAAACAACAGCTACGCTAA
- a CDS encoding YbaM family protein: MSNPLEEAPTHVKLAVDLIMILEQHDVEPEEVLKALDIVKSDFENKVTKRT, translated from the coding sequence ATGAGTAACCCACTAGAAGAAGCTCCTACACACGTGAAACTGGCTGTTGATTTAATTATGATTTTAGAGCAACACGATGTAGAGCCAGAAGAAGTATTAAAAGCGCTCGATATCGTAAAAAGTGACTTTGAAAATAAAGTAACAAAGCGCACTTAG
- a CDS encoding exonuclease domain-containing protein, producing MKKELPAKYYLAHFRELLTFVSEKCMHLLEQKHISFISKINTLDEQSQCMLARIYSRKPYLVQTQSLNYEEISLPYQALFKLKAAKLIAEPSHKDYRQLLSHLTKPALTELLEKQEQPPLFKKSAAKSNLVEIVSSFFESKPECLAHLYNQYVINNREEYYEYFEFLYIGRLSAGDINHQNRFVLRDLGVTPVRQEHSESLSRFDSIEEAQSNYALNRLRLTLKNTKDDNEREVLAKKLINEVALGDLAQELKNKLLVILYKQLKTTNPTLAFDVLNACEDDAQALEIQIREQYRQGNKQWVKTQLEQIIENPLTDELLYFADDFLMRKFNKQTRSRLSEMLASTRCIIEVDELYRGDVELGVSDHYTRQGKQVFYTENTLWQSLFSLVFWQELFIETPTSLCNEFDIFPQALKTDSFYLNQSSQIEARLAACNSTPKLLRLVCNHAAKYYEQPNGLFRWHPDVLKPVEMLILNSPITALLQHLKNMAKNYRQLKDGYPDLMIVDNNAVHFEEVKAPGDKLKRNQLVSIDNLKNCGFIVNIAAVNWYVDPKRIYSVVDIETTGGLKGGNRITEIGVVKIQQGNIIDTWTTLINPERPIPRFITKLTGINDAMVSDAPIFSDIASTLLDKLSGSIFVAHNVNFDYGFIKKELDGLGINFKMPKLCTVVESRKAFKGLKSYSLGNLSAHFNLDLTNHHRALDDAKAAAQLLLLVQQSTNRVCV from the coding sequence ATGAAAAAAGAGTTACCAGCGAAATATTATTTGGCACATTTTAGAGAGCTATTAACGTTTGTGAGCGAGAAATGCATGCATTTACTCGAGCAAAAGCATATTTCATTTATTAGTAAAATAAACACGCTCGACGAACAGAGCCAGTGTATGTTGGCGCGCATTTATTCTCGTAAGCCTTATTTAGTTCAAACCCAATCATTAAACTACGAAGAAATTAGCTTGCCATACCAAGCACTTTTTAAATTAAAAGCGGCAAAGTTAATTGCTGAACCTTCTCATAAAGATTATAGGCAACTACTAAGTCACCTAACAAAACCGGCCTTAACAGAGCTGCTAGAAAAGCAAGAACAACCGCCATTATTTAAAAAAAGCGCTGCTAAAAGTAACTTAGTTGAAATAGTTAGTTCATTCTTTGAATCTAAGCCAGAGTGTCTTGCACACTTATATAATCAGTACGTGATAAATAATAGAGAAGAGTATTACGAGTATTTTGAATTTTTATATATCGGCAGGCTCAGTGCAGGCGATATTAATCATCAAAATCGATTTGTACTGCGAGATTTAGGCGTAACACCTGTTAGGCAAGAGCATAGTGAAAGCTTGTCGCGCTTTGATTCAATAGAGGAAGCGCAGTCTAACTATGCATTAAACCGTTTGCGGCTAACGCTTAAAAATACAAAAGATGACAATGAAAGAGAGGTACTAGCAAAGAAGCTAATAAATGAAGTAGCGTTAGGGGATCTTGCACAAGAGTTAAAAAACAAGTTACTGGTTATACTTTATAAGCAACTAAAAACAACTAACCCAACACTTGCGTTTGATGTACTTAATGCTTGCGAAGACGATGCACAAGCCCTCGAGATTCAAATAAGGGAGCAATATCGACAAGGCAATAAGCAATGGGTAAAAACGCAGCTTGAGCAAATTATAGAAAACCCGCTTACTGATGAGTTACTGTATTTTGCAGATGACTTTTTAATGCGTAAATTTAACAAGCAAACCCGTTCGCGGCTCAGTGAAATGTTAGCCAGTACACGCTGCATTATAGAAGTTGATGAACTCTACCGCGGCGATGTTGAGTTAGGTGTAAGCGATCACTACACTCGTCAAGGCAAACAGGTTTTTTATACTGAAAATACTTTGTGGCAAAGCCTATTTTCGCTGGTTTTTTGGCAAGAGCTATTTATTGAAACCCCGACGTCGCTTTGTAATGAATTTGATATTTTCCCACAAGCGTTAAAAACAGACTCCTTTTACTTAAATCAATCCTCACAAATAGAAGCGCGGCTGGCTGCGTGTAATAGTACCCCCAAATTGCTGCGTTTAGTGTGTAACCATGCCGCGAAGTATTATGAGCAACCAAATGGCTTATTTAGGTGGCACCCAGATGTTTTAAAGCCAGTAGAGATGCTTATATTAAATAGCCCAATAACGGCTTTACTTCAGCATTTAAAAAATATGGCAAAGAACTACCGACAGCTAAAAGATGGTTATCCCGATTTAATGATTGTTGATAATAACGCCGTTCATTTTGAAGAGGTTAAAGCGCCTGGCGATAAGCTCAAAAGAAACCAGTTAGTGAGTATCGATAATTTAAAAAACTGTGGCTTTATCGTAAATATTGCAGCGGTAAACTGGTATGTAGATCCTAAGCGGATTTATAGTGTGGTAGATATTGAAACAACAGGGGGCCTAAAAGGGGGGAACCGAATTACCGAAATTGGTGTTGTTAAAATACAGCAAGGCAACATTATTGATACATGGACTACGCTGATAAACCCAGAGCGGCCTATCCCTCGTTTTATTACTAAACTAACCGGTATCAACGACGCCATGGTAAGTGATGCGCCTATATTTAGCGACATTGCTTCGACTTTATTAGATAAGCTTTCGGGTAGTATTTTTGTCGCTCACAATGTTAATTTTGATTATGGCTTTATTAAAAAAGAGCTTGATGGGCTGGGAATCAACTTTAAAATGCCAAAACTATGTACCGTTGTTGAATCACGTAAAGCATTTAAGGGATTAAAGTCGTACTCACTGGGGAATTTATCTGCACACTTTAATTTAGATTTAACTAACCATCACCGTGCATTAGATGATGCTAAAGCGGCCGCGCAGTTATTGTTACTGGTACAACAATCTACAAATAGGGTTTGCGTTTAG
- a CDS encoding late competence development ComFB family protein: protein MRLDDDIHNFYEKLVLEEIEKRKLNERYNDDVMADFCCTVLNQLPPRYIRYDVDMAFYLTQTDRLDMQQRVEVAINFAIDQIAKKKALHE, encoded by the coding sequence ATGCGATTAGATGACGACATACACAATTTTTACGAAAAACTCGTTTTAGAAGAAATAGAAAAACGTAAACTTAATGAACGTTACAACGACGATGTAATGGCTGACTTTTGCTGCACCGTTCTCAATCAATTACCACCCCGCTATATTCGTTACGATGTAGATATGGCGTTTTATTTAACTCAAACAGATCGTTTAGATATGCAGCAACGCGTAGAAGTTGCCATTAATTTTGCGATTGATCAAATAGCTAAAAAGAAAGCGCTCCATGAGTAA
- a CDS encoding TSUP family transporter has product MFELALDPTTWAILCGVALLAGFIDAIAGGGGLLTVPALLTAGLPPHLTLGTNKLAASFGSLTASITYYKKQLFSPRFWFASIMATAIGALLGTLIVDHLSIEFLNKLLPIIIILVACYSLFGNLSTTQSDDLPKLTRTIKVKQWLQGLSLGFFDGLAGPGTGTFWTASNGMLYKMSLLLNCGLARSMNFVSNFISLITFVALGHVNFLLGITMGFFIMLGAWFGAHSAIRFGSKFIRPVFNTMVILLALKLIYEAYF; this is encoded by the coding sequence ATGTTTGAACTTGCACTCGACCCAACAACTTGGGCTATTTTATGTGGCGTTGCACTTTTAGCGGGCTTTATTGATGCTATTGCTGGCGGTGGTGGTTTACTCACTGTACCGGCACTGTTAACGGCGGGATTACCTCCTCATTTGACGCTTGGCACTAATAAATTGGCCGCCAGTTTTGGCTCGTTAACGGCCAGTATCACCTATTATAAAAAACAGTTATTTAGTCCACGATTTTGGTTTGCTTCTATTATGGCTACCGCCATAGGTGCTTTGTTAGGCACACTTATTGTTGATCATTTAAGTATCGAGTTTTTAAATAAGCTCTTACCCATTATTATTATTTTAGTGGCTTGCTACAGCTTGTTTGGTAATTTAAGTACCACACAAAGTGATGATCTGCCTAAATTAACCCGCACAATAAAAGTAAAACAGTGGCTACAAGGATTAAGCCTAGGTTTTTTTGATGGTTTAGCTGGGCCTGGAACGGGAACTTTTTGGACTGCCTCAAACGGTATGCTTTATAAAATGAGTTTGCTACTTAATTGTGGTTTGGCGCGTTCAATGAATTTTGTTTCTAACTTTATCTCGCTGATCACCTTTGTTGCACTTGGCCATGTTAACTTCTTACTGGGAATTACAATGGGCTTCTTTATCATGCTTGGTGCATGGTTTGGCGCACATTCAGCGATTCGTTTTGGCAGTAAATTTATTCGTCCAGTATTTAATACTATGGTTATACTTTTAGCATTAAAACTAATTTACGAGGCATACTTTTAA